The Ictalurus punctatus breed USDA103 chromosome 9, Coco_2.0, whole genome shotgun sequence genome contains a region encoding:
- the yy1a gene encoding transcriptional repressor protein YY1a → MASGETLYIETDGSEMPAEIVELHEIEVETIETTVVGEDDEDDDDHHQSMIALQPLVSDDPNHIHHQEVILVQTREEVVGCDDSELHTNDGFEDQILIPVPVPAAEEEFIEQTLVTVSGKNTGRLKKGSGKKVVKKGFLGATEASGRKWEQKQVQIKTLEGEFSVTMWASDDKKDIDHETVVEEQIIGENSPPDYSEYMTGKKLPPGGIPGIDLSDPKQLAEFARMKPRKMKEDDSPRTIACPHKGCSKMFRDNSAMRKHLHTHGPRVHVCAECGKAFVESSKLKRHQLVHTGEKPFQCTFEGCGKRFSLDFNLRTHVRIHTGDRPYVCPFDGCNKKFAQSTNLKSHILTHAKAKNNQ, encoded by the exons ATGGCGTCTGGCGAGACATTGTACATAGAAACGGATGGTTCGGAGATGCCGGCGGAGATCGTGGAGCTGCATGAAATCGAGGTGGAGACCATCGAGACCACGGTGGTCGGGGAAGACGACGAAGACGACGACGACCATCATCAGTCTATGATCGCGCTGCAGCCGCTGGTCTCTGACGACCCGAATCACATCCACCACCAAGAGGTAATCTTAGTCCAGACCCGGGAGGAGGTGGTGGGATGCGACGACTCAGAACTTCACACAAACGACGGGTTTGAGGACCAAATTCTGATCCCAGTCCCTGTTCCAGCCGCGGAGGAAGAGTTTATCGAGCAGACTCTGGTGACTGTGTCTGGGAAAAACACGGGGCGCCTGAAGAAAGGAAGCGGCAAGAAAGTGGTTAAAAAAGGCTTTTTAGGCGCTACAGAGGCGAGCGGACGGAAATGGGagcagaagcaagtgcagataaaaaCGCTGGAAGGGGAATTTTCTGTTACTATGTGGGCGTCGG ATGACAAGAAGGACATTGATCATGAGACAGTAGTCGAGGAGCAGATCATCGGGGAGAACTCCCCTCCAGACTACTCTGAGTACATGACAGGAAAGAAGCTGCCACCTGGTGGAATCCCAGGCATCGACCTGTCCGACCCCAAACAACTGGCAGAGTTTGCTAG GATGAAACCACGAAAAATGAAGGAAGATGATTCCCCAAGAACAATAGCCTGCCCCCACAAA GGTTGCTCAAAAATGTTCAGAGACAACTCTGCAATGAGGAAGCATTTGCATACACACGGACCGCGTGTCCACGTGTGCGCCGAATGTGGAAAAGCGTTTGTCGAAAGTTCCAAACTCAAGCGACATCAGTTGGTTCATACTGGCGAAAAGCCTTTCCAG tgcACATTTGAGGGCTGCGGAAAGCGTTTCTCGCTGGACTTTAACTTGCGCACGCATGTGCGTATTCACACTGGAGACAGACCCTACGTGTGCCCCTTTGACGGCTGCAATAAGAAATTTGCTCAGTCCACCAACCTAAAGTCTCACATTTTGACACATGCTAAAGCTAAGAACAACCAGTGA
- the tpp1 gene encoding tripeptidyl-peptidase 1 — MRVLVFLLLCVWLVNGEHLERDQVVFVPEDWIHAGRVAPQEEVELTFALKQQNVDRLQKLLQLVSDPDSQQYGKFLTLEEVASLVRPSQLTEKAVWSWLQGHGIQNCHTVQTQDFLQCTMTAQVAETLLPGTEFHRYKRGAQTVMRSSSQYSVHEDVSEHLDFVGGVLRFPLSGKEISKAWAGPRRSGKAFHLGVTPTTLRARYNLTAADIGNGANNSQAVVQFLEQYYHPADLAEFMSLFARGFKHLTEVERVVGKQGGGKAGLEASLDVEYIMSTGANISTWVFTNPGRHETQEPFLQWMLLLSNMSDVPWVHTISYGDDEDSLSTVYMNRINNEFMKAGLRGISMLFASGDSGAGCRHLTKENVFRPSFPASSPYVTTVGGTSFKNPFKITYEVTDYISGGGFSNVFTMPDYQVGAVKAFLKGAQKLPPESYFNCSGRAYPDMAALSDNYWVVTNLVPIPWVSGTSASTPVVGGILSLINDQRFLKGLPSLGFLNPRLYKLKGTGLFDVTEGCHLACLDDKVEGQGFCAASSWDPVTGWGTPNYPALLAALIAD, encoded by the exons ATGCG GGTGCTGGTGTTcctcttgctgtgtgtgtggcttgTCAATGGGGAGCATCTAGAGCGCGACCAAGTTGTATT TGTGCCAGAAGATTGGATCCATGCAGGCCGAGTGGCTCCTCAGGAGGAAGTGGAGCTCACTTTTGCCCTCAAGCAGCAGAATGTGGACAGACTTCAGAAGCTGCTGCAGCTTGTATCAGACCCGGATTCACAGCAGTATG GAAAGTTCTTGACCTTGGAGGAAGTGGCGTCTCTGGTCAGGCCGTCTCAGCTGACTGAGAAAGCCGTGTGGTCGTGGCTGCAGGGTCATGGGATCCAAAACTGCCATACGGTGCAAACTCAAGACTTCTTGCAGTGCACTATGACTGCTCA ggtggCAGAAACATTGCTTCCTGGAACTGAATTTCACCGCTACAAGAGAGGTGCTCAGACTGTAATGAGGTCATCCTCTCAGTACTCGGTTCATGAAGATGTGTCTGAGCATCTGGACTTTG TGGGTGGTGTGCTACGTTTTCCTTTGAGTGGTAAAGAAATCAGTAAGGCCTGGGCAGGACCTAGGCGATCTGGAAAGGCTTTTCATTTGGGTGTGACTCCTACAACATTAAGAGCTCGCTACAACCTGACTGCAGCCGATATTGGCAATGGTGCTAACAACAGCCAAGCAGTGGTGCAG TTCTTGGAGCAGTATTATCACCCAGCAGACCTGGCTGAGTTCATGAGTTTATTTGCGAGAGGTTTCAAACACCTGACTGAAGTTGAGCGAGTGGTGGGTAAGCAGGGAGGAGGAAAAGCAGGCCTGGAAGCGAGTTTAGATGTGGAATACATCATGAGCACTGGAGCCAACATCTCCACGTGGGTCTTCACCAACCCAG GTCGACATGAGACCCAGGAGCCATTCCTTCAGTGGATGCTGCTCCTTAGCAACATGTCTGACGTACCTTGGGTGCACACGATCAGCTACGGGGATGACGAGGACAGTCTGTCCACTGTCTATATGAATCGCATCAACAACGAATTCATGAAAGCTGGGCTTCGTGGAATCTCTATGCTCTTTGCATCTG GAGACAGTGGAGCTGGCTGTCGGCACTTGACCAAAGAAAACGTGTTCAGGCCGAGCTTTCCCGCTTCCAG TCCATATGTGACCACAGTGGGTGGGACGTCCTTCAAGAATCCTTTTAAAATCACCTATGAGGTCACTGATTACATCAGTGGGGGTGGCTTCAGTAATGTGTTCACAATGCCAGACTATCAG GTTGGTGCAGTGAAGGCGTTTTTGAAAGGCGCACAGAAGCTTCCTCCAGAGTCCTACTTCAACTGCAGTGGAAGAGCCTATCCTGACATGGCAGCACTGTCGGACAATTACTGGGTCGTTACCAACCTTGTACCCATCCCATGGGTTTCAGGAACCTCG GCCTCAACTCCAGTGGTCGGAGGAATTCTCTCGCTCATTAATGACCAGCGCTTCCTGAAAGGCCTTCCTTCTCTTGGTTTCCTCAATCCACGACTGTATAAACTCAAAGGCACTGGTCTTTTTGAT GTAACGGAGGGATGTCACTTGGCTTGTCTGGATGACAAGGTAGAAGGGCAAGGTTTCTGCGCTGCTTCCTCATGGGATCCAGTGACTGGATGGGGAACCCCAAATTACCCTGCTCTACTTGCTGCTCTGATCGCGGACTAA